In Desulfobaccales bacterium, one DNA window encodes the following:
- the rpmC gene encoding 50S ribosomal protein L29 — MKAADLRDLTNEELQAKLKEVSEELFNLNFQHSRQQLDNTARLGQARKDLARVKTVLRQKAE, encoded by the coding sequence ATGAAGGCCGCGGATTTGCGCGATTTGACTAACGAGGAGTTGCAGGCCAAGTTGAAAGAGGTCTCGGAAGAGCTCTTCAACCTGAACTTTCAACATAGCCGGCAGCAACTGGATAACACCGCCCGGCTGGGACAGGCCAGAAAAGACCTGGCCCGGGTCAAAACGGTACTGAGGCAGAAGGCCGAATA
- the rpsS gene encoding 30S ribosomal protein S19 produces the protein MARSLKKGPYVQDSLQAKVYKARETQDRKVIKTWSRRSTITPEFIGLTMAVHNGKKFIPVYVTENMVGHKLGEFSPTRHFGGHAGDRKTKVSKK, from the coding sequence GTGGCCCGTTCATTAAAAAAGGGACCTTACGTGCAGGATAGCCTCCAGGCCAAGGTGTATAAGGCCAGGGAGACCCAGGACCGCAAAGTGATCAAGACCTGGTCGCGGCGGTCGACTATTACTCCGGAATTTATCGGATTAACCATGGCGGTCCATAACGGCAAAAAGTTTATTCCGGTATACGTCACCGAAAATATGGTGGGGCACAAGTTAGGCGAGTTTTCGCCCACCCGGCATTTCGGGGGCCACGCCGGCGACCGCAAAACCAAAGTGAGTAAAAAGTAG
- the rpsC gene encoding 30S ribosomal protein S3 — MGQKVHPIGFRLGSYRKWDSVWFARKDFASLVLEDRRIRDFIRADKDLKGSGIAGLDIKRAANKLTIKIHTSRPGMVIGQKGKKIEDLRRRLEKLVGRDLVIDVHEVRKPEINAQLVAENIAQQLERRVSFRRAMKKSVGQALKFGAKGIKIRCKGRLAGAEIARQEWYREGRVPLHTLRALIDYGFAEAKTTYGIIGVKTWIFHGEVLSIEEGMGL, encoded by the coding sequence TTGGGCCAGAAAGTTCACCCCATAGGATTCCGTCTGGGGAGCTATCGCAAATGGGATTCCGTTTGGTTCGCTCGGAAGGATTTTGCATCCCTGGTGTTGGAGGATCGCAGGATCCGGGATTTCATCAGAGCCGACAAGGACCTCAAAGGGTCGGGGATCGCCGGACTGGATATCAAACGGGCGGCCAACAAGCTGACCATTAAGATCCATACTTCCCGGCCGGGCATGGTTATCGGCCAAAAAGGCAAGAAAATCGAAGACCTGCGCCGCCGCCTGGAAAAATTGGTGGGCCGGGACCTGGTCATCGACGTGCACGAGGTGCGGAAACCCGAGATCAATGCCCAACTGGTGGCGGAAAACATCGCCCAACAGTTGGAGCGCCGGGTCTCCTTCCGCCGGGCCATGAAGAAGTCGGTGGGCCAGGCCTTGAAGTTCGGGGCCAAGGGCATCAAGATCCGCTGCAAGGGCCGTTTGGCCGGCGCGGAAATCGCCCGGCAGGAATGGTACCGGGAAGGCCGGGTGCCGCTGCACACCCTGCGGGCTCTCATCGATTACGGATTTGCCGAAGCCAAGACGACCTACGGGATCATCGGGGTTAAGACCTGGATCTTCCACGGCGAAGTCCTGAGCATCGAAGAAGGCATGGGATTATAA
- the rplV gene encoding 50S ribosomal protein L22 encodes MDVKASAKYLRISPTKLRLVARTLPGKKVEEALAMLQFMPQRGARLVRKVVMSAVANAEQRPQIDVDTLVIKGVQVDGGPSLKRFQARAMGRVNRILKRSSHITVVLQEGTGK; translated from the coding sequence ATGGATGTCAAGGCGAGCGCCAAATATCTGCGCATATCGCCCACCAAGCTGCGGCTGGTGGCACGGACTCTCCCCGGCAAGAAGGTGGAAGAGGCCCTGGCCATGCTCCAATTTATGCCGCAACGGGGGGCGCGGTTGGTGCGCAAGGTGGTAATGTCCGCGGTGGCCAATGCCGAGCAGCGGCCCCAGATTGACGTGGATACCCTGGTAATCAAAGGCGTCCAGGTGGACGGCGGCCCTTCCCTGAAGCGCTTCCAAGCGCGGGCCATGGGACGGGTTAACCGCATCCTCAAACGGAGCAGCCATATCACCGTGGTCCTGCAGGAAGGGACCGGGAAATGA
- the rplP gene encoding 50S ribosomal protein L16, with protein sequence MLAPKRVKHRKVMRGRRRGKATRGNYIAFGEFGLMAEECGWITAQQIEAARIAITRHVKRGGQIWIRVFPDKPFTKKPAETRMGKGKGGPEGWVAVIRPGLILYEMAGVDRETAKEAMRLASHKLPLPTKFVEKEQLVKEQPVVEASI encoded by the coding sequence ATGTTAGCACCAAAACGGGTTAAACATCGGAAAGTCATGCGGGGCCGGCGTCGGGGCAAGGCCACCCGAGGCAACTATATCGCCTTCGGGGAATTTGGCCTCATGGCCGAGGAATGCGGCTGGATTACGGCCCAACAGATCGAGGCGGCCCGTATCGCCATCACCCGGCACGTCAAGCGCGGCGGCCAGATTTGGATCCGGGTTTTTCCGGATAAACCCTTTACCAAGAAACCGGCGGAAACCCGCATGGGGAAAGGGAAGGGCGGTCCGGAAGGTTGGGTTGCAGTAATCCGGCCCGGGCTCATCCTCTACGAGATGGCGGGGGTTGACCGTGAAACGGCCAAAGAAGCCATGCGCCTGGCCTCCCATAAACTGCCGCTGCCCACCAAGTTTGTGGAAAAAGAGCAACTGGTGAAAGAGCAGCCGGTGGTGGAGGCGAGCATATGA